In a genomic window of Primulina huaijiensis isolate GDHJ02 chromosome 10, ASM1229523v2, whole genome shotgun sequence:
- the LOC140985695 gene encoding coatomer subunit zeta-1-like isoform X2, translating to MATFLSREACPTIKNILLLDSEGKRVAVKYYSDDWPTNSTRLAFEKSVFTKTQKSNARTEAEITMLENNIIVYKFVQDLHFFVTGSDDENELILATVLQGFFDAVTLLLRNNVEQREALENLDLILLCLDEIVDGGIILETDGSTIAGKVATHSMDDGASLSEQTISQALATAREHLTRSLLS from the exons ATGGCCACCTTTCTCAGTCGA GAGGCTTGCCCTACTATAAAGAACATACTACTATTGGATTCTGAAGGGAAACGTGTTGCAGTTAAGTACTATTCAGATGACTGGCCGACCAACAGTACAAGGCTAGCTTTTGAGAAGTCCGTTTTTACGAAAACCCAAAAGTCTAATGCTCGAACTGAAG CGGAGATAACTATGCTGGAGAACAACATTATTGTGTATAAATTTGTTCAAGATCTGCACTTCTTCGTGACTGGGAGTGATGATGAGAATGAACTGATCCTAGCAACTGTACTGCAGGGTTTCTTTGATGCAGTTACCCTGCTCCTCag GAACAATGTTGAACAAAGGGAGGCGCTTGAGAACTTGGATCTGATTCTTTTGTGCCTTGATGAGATTGTTGATGGAGG GATTATTCTCGAAACTGATGGTAGTACCATTGCTGGAAAAGTCGCAACCCACAGTATGGATGATGGAGCATCACTGTCTGAGCAG ACGATATCTCAAGCTCTAGCCACAGCACGCGAGCACTTGACAAGGTCACTACTCAGTTGA
- the LOC140985695 gene encoding coatomer subunit zeta-2-like isoform X1 encodes MATFLSREACPTIKNILLLDSEGKRVAVKYYSDDWPTNSTRLAFEKSVFTKTQKSNARTEAEITMLENNIIVYKFVQDLHFFVTGSDDENELILATVLQGFFDAVTLLLRNNVEQREALENLDLILLCLDEIVDGGIILETDGSTIAGKVATHSMDDGASLSEQVLLVDMAEIHTKNTLLLHWVLHRFYLEKFNEF; translated from the exons ATGGCCACCTTTCTCAGTCGA GAGGCTTGCCCTACTATAAAGAACATACTACTATTGGATTCTGAAGGGAAACGTGTTGCAGTTAAGTACTATTCAGATGACTGGCCGACCAACAGTACAAGGCTAGCTTTTGAGAAGTCCGTTTTTACGAAAACCCAAAAGTCTAATGCTCGAACTGAAG CGGAGATAACTATGCTGGAGAACAACATTATTGTGTATAAATTTGTTCAAGATCTGCACTTCTTCGTGACTGGGAGTGATGATGAGAATGAACTGATCCTAGCAACTGTACTGCAGGGTTTCTTTGATGCAGTTACCCTGCTCCTCag GAACAATGTTGAACAAAGGGAGGCGCTTGAGAACTTGGATCTGATTCTTTTGTGCCTTGATGAGATTGTTGATGGAGG GATTATTCTCGAAACTGATGGTAGTACCATTGCTGGAAAAGTCGCAACCCACAGTATGGATGATGGAGCATCACTGTCTGAGCAGGTGCTGTTAGTCGATAT GGCTGAGATACATACTAAAAATACACTATTACTTCACTGGGTGTTGCATAGATTTTACTTGGAAAAATTTAATGAGTTTTGA
- the LOC140986090 gene encoding probable phospholipid-transporting ATPase 4, which produces MAGGRIRAKIRRSNLYTFACYRPRASEEDGPHDIQGPGYSRMVYCNQPRMHEQKPLKYCSNYISTTKYNFITFLPKAIFEQFRRVANLYFLLAALLSLTPVSPFSAISMIAPLLFVVGLSMAKEALEDWRRFIQDMKVNLRKANVHKNDGVFGLKPWMKIRVGDILKVEKDKFFPADLLLLSSSYEDGICYVETMNLDGETNLKVKRSLETTLVLDDDPTFKEFSATIRCEDPNPNLYTFVGNFEYDRQVYPLDPSQILLRDSKLRNTSYVYGVVIFTGHDSKVMQNATKSPSKRSRIEKKMDKIIYILFSLLVFISLISSVGFIVKTKNELPNWWYLQVPDSAGLFDPSKPLESGFYHLVTALILYGYLIPISLYVSIEVVKVLQALFINKDIHMYDEESGTPAQARTSNLNEELGQVDTILSDKTGTLTCNQMDFLKCSIAGTAYGMRASDVELAAAKQMAMDIDGLSQNGTPHSWEKCGVGFGKSEIQLETVITSKDEEDHKAPIKGFGFEDSRLMNGNWSQEPNADVILLFFRILSICHTAIPEQNEVTGAFTYEAESPDEGAFLVAAREFGFEFCKRTQSTIVVRERYSSFQDPIEREFKVLNLLDFTSKRKRMSVIVKDEDGQIFLLCKGADSIIFDRLSKNGKMYEEATTRHLNEYGEAGLRTLALAYKKLDSAEYLAWNEEFTKAKTSINGDRESMLERVSDMMERDLILVGATAVEDKLQKGVPQCIDKLAQAGLKIWVLTGDKMETAINIGFACSLLRQGMKQICITTMNTDALVQDSKQAVRENILIQITKATQMVKLEKDPNAAFALIIDGKTLTYALEDDMKHQFLNLAVDCASVICCRVSPKQKALVTRLVKEGTGKTTLAIGDGANDVGMIQEADIGVGISGCEGMQAVMASDFAIAQFRFLERLLVVHGHWCYKRIAQMICYFFYKNIAFGLTIFYFEAFAGFSGQSVYVDWYMLLFNVVLTSLPVISLGVFEQDVDSEVCLQFPALYQQGPKNLFFDWYRIFGWMANGLYTSLIIFFLNIIIFYDQAFRSGGQTADMIAVGTTMFTCVIWAVNCQIALTMSHFTWIQHFLVWGSVASWYLFLLVYGELSLALDENAFRILSEILAPAPIYWSTTLLVSVVCNLPYLAHISFQRSFNPLDHHVIQEIKYYRKDIEDRHMWRRERSKARQKTKIGFTARVDAKIRQLKGRLQKKYSSMGNTAVIQEAQS; this is translated from the exons ATGGCTGGGGGAAGGATAAGGGCAAAGATCCGGAGGAGTAATCTGTATACATTTGCTTGCTACAGACCTCGTGCTTCCGAGGAAGATGGACCACATGACATTCAAGGACCTGGTTACTCACGGATGGTTTATTGTAACCAGCCTCGTATGCATGAACAAAAACCTCTCAAATACTGTTCAAACTATATTTCCACCACTAAGTACAATTTCATTACATTCCTGCCAAAGGCCATATTCGAACAATTTAGACGTGTTGCCAACTTGTACTTTCTCCTAGCCGCACTCTTATCACTAACTCCTGTATCACCATTCTCTGCTATTAGTATGATTGCTCCATTGCTCTTTGTGGTTGGTTTGAGTATGGCTAAAGAAGCTCTTGAAGATTGGCGGCGGTTTATACAAGATATGAAGGTTAATTTGCGAAAAGCTAACGTGCATAAGAATGATGGTGTCTTTGGTCTTAAACCCTGGATGAAGATTCGAGTTGGAGATATACTGAAAGTAGAAAAGGATAAGTTTTTTCCAGCAGATTTACTTCTTTTATCTTCTAGTTATGAAGATGGAATTTGTTATGTTGAAACTATGAATTTGGACGGGGAGACAAATTTGAAGGTGAAACGATCTCTGGAAACAACATTAGTACTTGATGATGATCCAACTTTTAAGGAATTTAGTGCGACCATAAGATGCGAGGATCCCAATCCCAATCTTTACACTTTTGTGGGCAATTTTGAATATGATCGCCAGGTTTACCCTCTTGATCCGAGTCAAATTCTTCTCCGTGATTCAAAGCTTCGAAACACGTCGTATGTTTATGGTGTGGTGATATTTACTGGTCATGATAGCAAAGTTATGCAGAATGCTACAAAATCTCCTTCAAAAAGGAGTAGGATCGAGAAAAAAAtggacaaaataatatatatcctTTTCAGCCTCCTGGTCTTCATCTCGTTGATAAGCTCTGTAGGTTTTATTGTGAAGACTAAAAATGAGCTGCCAAATTGGTGGTATTTACAGGTCCCTGATAGTGCTGGTCTTTTTGATCCAAGCAAGCCGCTGGAATCTGGTTTTTATCATCTTGTCACTGCTCTTATACTATATGGGTATTTGATACCAATATCTCTATATGTGTCAATTGAGGTTGTAAAAGTCCTCCAAGCTTTATTCATAAACAAAGATATTCATATGTATGATGAAGAGAGTGGAACACCAGCTCAGGCTCGGACATCAAACTTAAATGAGGAGTTAGGACAGGTCGATACGATCCTCTCTGATAAAACTGGCACCTTGACGTGCAATCAAATGGACTTTCTCAAATGCTCCATTGCTGGTACAGCATATGGCATGCGTGCTAGTGATGTAGAACTTGCTGCTGCTAAACAGATGGCAATGGATATCGATGGCCTGAGCCAAAACGGTACACCTCATTCATGGGAGAAATGTGGGGTTGGGTTCGGGAAATCTGAAATTCAATTAGAGACTGTGATCACATCGAAAGATGAAGAGGACCATAAAGCGCCAATAAAGGGGTTTGGCTTCGAGGATAGCCGCCTCATGAATGGGAACTGGTCTCAAGAACCCAATGCGGATGTAATCTTATtatttttcagaatattatCGATTTGTCACACTGCAATTCCTGAGCAAAATGAAGTGACAGGCGCCTTTACATATGAAGCAGAATCACCAGATGAAGGTGCATTTCTTGTTGCAGCTAGAGAATTTGGTTTTGAGTTTTGTAAAAGGACACAGTCAACCATTGTTGTTCGTGAGCGATATTCTTCTTTCCAAGATCCTATTGAAAG GGAATTCAAAGTTCTCAATTTGTTGGATTTCACGAGCAAGAGGAAGAGAATGTCTGTTATTGTTAAGGATGAGGATGGACAGATCTTTCTCCTGTGCAAAGGAGCTGACAG CATCATCTTTGATAGGTTATCAAAGAATGGAAAAATGTACGAGGAGGCCACCACGAGGCATCTGAATGAATATGGTGAGGCTGGATTGCGGACGCTAGCACTTGCTTACAAGAAGCTGGATTCGGCAGAGTATCTGGCTTGGAACGAAGAATTTACTAAGGCAAAAACATCAATAAATGGTGATAGGGAATCAATGCTCGAGCGGGTTTCTGATATGATGGAAAGGGACTTAATACTTGTCGGTGCTACTGCCGTGGAGGACAAATTACAGAAAGGA GTGCCTCAGTGCATTGACAAGCTAGCACAGGCTGGTTTAAAGATCTGGGTTCTGACAGGTGATAAGATGGAAACGGCAATTAATATAGG ATTTGCTTGTAGTTTACTTCGTCAAGGAATGAAGCAAATATGTATTACAACGATGAATACAGATGCTTTAGTCCAAGACTCCAAACAG GCTGTTAGGGAAAATATATTGATTCAAATTACCAAAGCAACACAAATGGTTAAACTAGAAAAGGATCCAAATGCTGCATTTGCGCTGATAATCGATGGGAAAACTCTCACTTATGCTCTAGAGGATGACATGAAGCATCAATTCTTGAATTTAGCAGTTGATTGTGCTTCTGTCATATGCTGCCGTGTCTCACCAAAGCAGAAAGCTCTG GTTACAAGATTAGTAAAAGAAGGAACTGGGAAAACGACACTCGCAATTGGTGATGGTGCAAATGATGTTGGTATGATACAAGAAGCGGATATTGGTGTCGGCATCAGTGGATGTGAAGGAATGCAG GCTGTTATGGCTAGTGACTTTGCTATTGCCCAGTTCCGATTTCTGGAAAGGCTTCTGGTCGTTCATGGGCATTGGTGTTACAAAAGAATAGCTCAGATG ATTTGTTATTTCTTCTACAAAAATATTGCATTCGGCCTCACCATCTTCTACTTCGAAGCTTTTGCTGGATTTTCTGGACAATCAGTGTATGTTGACTGGTACATGCTGCTATTCAATGTTGTTCTTACATCGTTACCTGTCATTTCACTCGGTGTGTTTGAACAAGACGTCGATTCTGAAGTATGCTTGCAG TTTCCAGCTTTATATCAGCAAGGGCCAAAAAATCTGTTCTTTGACTGGTACAGAATATTCGGGTGGATGGCAAATGGGCTTTACACATCGCTCATTATATTCTTTCTAAACATCATCATCTTTTATGACCAAGCCTTCCGTTCTGGAGGCCAAACCGCTGATATGATAGCTGTAGGTACCACAATGTTCACTTGCGTAATCTGGGCCGTAAATTGCCAAATAGCTCTAACCATGAGCCACTTCACATGGATACAACACTTTCTTGTTTGGGGTAGCGTGGCTTCTTGGTACCTTTTTCTTCTGGTATATGGTGAACTATCTCTTGCTCTTGATGAAAATGCCTTCAGAATCCTCTCAGAAATCCTGGCTCCCGCCCCCATTTACTGGTCCACGACCCTTTTAGTATCTGTGGTGTGTAATCTCCCCTATCTTGCTCACATTTCATTCCAAAGATCATTCAATCCGTTGGATCACCACGTGATTCAAGAGATCAAATACTATAGAAAAGACATTGAGGATCGACATATGTGGAGAAGGGAACGATCCAAAGCACGACAAAAGACCAAGATCGGATTTACAGCAAGAGTAGATGCGAAAATCAGGCAGTTGAAAGGGAGACTGCAGAAGAAATATTCATCCATGGGTAATACTGCTGTAATACAAGAAGCACAATCGTAA
- the LOC140986429 gene encoding putative late blight resistance protein homolog R1B-17, with product MAAYAALVSLAHIIEQIQNHHRPPITLDEEQTKSLCEKISFLQDFLDNYPFQFHLESEIADLAHSAEDIIESRIVDQIFLEASISHGSERSSHNFFSQDLQKVIQGMDLIKKEVVQFQEKRGTQDVMPKYSIRSSDLSAFTPTKNNTFVGFDEIFLDIISRLTEQCPALQILPIVGMGGIGKTTLARNVYDHSFVLCYLDIRVWVTISQEFRVREIFLTALFCPNKGNPNENFAKFADEMSRVGLHELGLRLYRILSGRRFLIIMDDMWSIEAWKKLKFFFPKGNDGSRIMITTRLSVVASYFGTCSIKMNFLDEDKSWELLSKTVFGKECCPLELKDIGEKIAKKCRGLPLSVVLVGGLLASSEKTQKNWEFDAENLSPILNLKDDEHCSKILSLSYDYLPAHLKPCFLYMGVFPEDSEIRVSWLVKLWIAEGFLKPIKSKSLEAVARAY from the coding sequence ATGGCAGCTTACGCAGCTCTAGTTTCTCTAGCACATATCATCGAGCAAATTCAGAACCATCATCGCCCTCCGATTACTCTTGACGAAGAACAAACCAAATCCCTTTGTGAGAAGATTAGTTTCTTGCAagattttcttgataattacCCATTCCAATTCCATTTGGAAAGCGAGATTGCTGATTTAGCCCATTCAGCTGAAGATATCATCGAATCTCGTATAGTGGATCAAATATTTCTTGAAGCATCCATAAGTCATGGATCAGAGAGAAGTTCCCATAATTTCTTCAGCCAAGATTTACAAAAGGTAATCCAAGGTATGGATTTGATCAAGAAAGAAGTTGTCCAGTTTCAAGAGAAGAGGGGTACGCAAGATGTGATGCCTAAATATTCAATAAGGTCCAGTGATTTATCAGCATTTACTCCCACAAAGAACAACACCTTCGTGGGTTTTGATGAAATCTTCTTGGATATCATTAGTAGGCTCACCGAACAATGCCCGGCTCTACAAATCCTGCCGATTGTAGGAATGGGCGGTATTGGTAAGACTACACTCGCTAGAAATGTGTATGATCATTCATTTGTTCTTTGTTACCTTGACATTCGTGTTTGGGTTACAATATCTCAAGAATTTAGAGTTCGAGAGATTTTTTTAACAGCTCTCTTTTGTCCAAATAAAGGTAACCCCAACGAAAATTTTGCCAAATTTGCTGATGAAATGAGTCGAGTGGGCTTACATGAATTAGGACTCCGATTATATAGAATTTTATCAGGGAGAAGATTTTTGATTATCATGGATGACATGTGGAGTATTGAGGcatggaaaaagttaaagttctTCTTTCCAAAAGGAAATGACGGAAGTCGAATAATGATAACCACTAGGCTATCAGTTGTGGCTAGTTATTTCGGCACCTGCAGTATTAAGATGAATTTTCTAGATGAAGATAAAAGTTGGGAACTACTTAGCAAAACAGTGTTTGGAAAAGAATGTTGTCCTCTTGAATTGAAGGATATTGGGGAGAAGATTGCCAAAAAATGTAGAGGGCTACCTCTCTCAGTTGTTTTGGTTGGTGGGCTTCTCGCGAGCTCGGAAAAGACGCAAAAAAATTGGGAATTTGATGCAGAAAACTTATCCCCCATTCTGAATTTAAAAGATGATGAGCACTGCTCCAAAATACTGTCTTTAAGTTATGATTACTTGCCTGCTCATTTAAAACCATGTTTTCTCTACATGGGAGTTTTTCCCGAAGACAGTGAAATTCGTGTCTCGTGGCTCGTAAAATTATGGATTGCCGAGGGGTTTCTTAAACCAATCAAATCTAAAAGCTTGGAAGCGGTTGCAAGAGCATACTAG